In Streptomyces sp. NBC_00483, a single window of DNA contains:
- the clpS gene encoding ATP-dependent Clp protease adapter ClpS, with protein MGPVTAPAPLEIERPETTEDASVVPEPDTPWITLVHNDPVNLMSYVTYVFQTYFGYSKDKATKLMMDVHQKGRAVVSSGSREEMERDVQAMHGYGLWATLQQDRK; from the coding sequence ATGGGCCCTGTGACGGCTCCAGCACCCCTTGAGATCGAAAGGCCCGAGACGACGGAGGACGCGTCCGTCGTCCCCGAGCCGGACACCCCTTGGATCACGCTCGTCCACAACGATCCGGTGAACCTCATGAGTTACGTGACGTACGTCTTCCAGACGTACTTCGGGTACTCCAAGGACAAGGCCACCAAGCTCATGATGGACGTGCACCAGAAGGGTCGGGCCGTCGTCTCCAGCGGCTCCCGCGAAGAGATGGAACGCGACGTGCAGGCGATGCACGGATACGGCCTGTGGGCCACGCTTCAACAGGATCGGAAGTAG
- a CDS encoding DUF2017 domain-containing protein: MPGHFEPIPGGGAAVALDDVEISIIRSLAVQLLELIGPGPGGEVSDDPLAELFAEGPSEPPSDAVLRRLFPDAYGGPGGEGESVEDAEELRAHSSEFRRFTENDLRAGKREDALAVIRTLDTLSPAGDGGAVLKLSQSESIQWMRALNDLRLAIGTRLDITDEEDTDLLYRLPDDDARKPMVMAYLWLGGLQETLVETLTA, from the coding sequence ATGCCAGGACATTTCGAACCGATCCCCGGTGGCGGCGCGGCCGTCGCCCTCGACGACGTCGAGATCTCCATCATCCGCTCGCTGGCGGTCCAGCTCCTGGAGCTGATCGGGCCAGGGCCCGGCGGTGAGGTGAGCGACGACCCGCTCGCGGAGCTCTTCGCCGAGGGTCCGAGCGAACCGCCCTCCGACGCGGTGCTGCGCCGCCTCTTCCCCGACGCGTACGGCGGTCCGGGCGGCGAGGGTGAGAGCGTCGAGGACGCCGAGGAGCTGCGCGCCCACTCCTCGGAGTTCCGCCGCTTCACCGAGAACGATCTGCGGGCCGGCAAGCGCGAGGACGCCCTCGCGGTGATCCGCACGCTGGACACGTTGAGCCCGGCGGGCGACGGGGGAGCGGTCCTCAAGCTGTCCCAGAGCGAGTCCATCCAGTGGATGCGCGCGCTCAACGATCTGCGCCTCGCGATCGGCACCCGCCTCGACATCACCGACGAGGAGGACACGGACCTCCTCTACCGGCTCCCTGACGACGACGCACGCAAGCCGATGGTGATGGCATATCTGTGGCTCGGCGGGCTGCAGGAGACCCTCGTCGAGACCCTGACGGCCTGA